In Phacochoerus africanus isolate WHEZ1 chromosome 2, ROS_Pafr_v1, whole genome shotgun sequence, one DNA window encodes the following:
- the EIF3J gene encoding eukaryotic translation initiation factor 3 subunit J: MAAAAAAAAGDSDSWDADTFSVDDPVRKVGGGGTAGGDRWEGEDEDEDVKDNWDDDDDDEKKEEAEVKPEVKISEKKKIAEKIKEKERQQKKRQEEIKKRLEEPEEPKVLTPEEQLADKLRLKKLQEESDLELAKETFGVNNTIYGIDAMNPSSRDDFTEFGKLLKDKITQYEKSLYYASFLEALVRDVCISLEIDDLKKITNSLTVLCSEKQKQEKQSKAKKKKKGVVPGGGLKATMKDDLADYGGYDGGYVQDYEDFM, encoded by the exons atggcggcggcggcggcagcagcggcggGGGACTCCGACTCTTGGG ACGCAGACACGTTCTCCGTGGATGATCCAGTGCGGAAGGTGGGGGGCGGCGGCACCGCCGGCGGGGACCGCTGGGAAGGcgaggacgaggacgaggacgTCAAG GATAActgggatgatgatgatgatgatgaaaaaaaagaggaagcagaagtAAAACCAG Aagtaaaaatttcagaaaagaaaaaaatagcagagaagataaaagagaaagaacggcaacagaagaaaaggcaagaagaaattaaaaagagg TTAGAAGAGCCTGAAGAACCTAAAGTGCTAACTCCAGAAGAACAACTAGCAGATAAACTACGGCTAAAGAAACTACAGGAAGAGTCAGACCTCGAATTAGCAAAAGAAACTTTTG GTGTTAATAATACAATTTATGGAATAGATGCCATGAACCCATCTTCAAGAGATGACTTCACAGAGTTTGGAAAGTTgctaaaagataaaattacacAATATGAAAAGTCACTATATTATGCCAGTTTTTTGGAAGCCTTAGTTCGAGATGTGTGTATTTCAT tggaaattGATGACTTGAAAAAGATTACCAATTCATTGACTGTACTCTgcagtgaaaaacagaaacaagaaaag CAAAgcaaagccaaaaagaagaagaaaggtgtGGTTCCTGGAGGGGGATTAAAGGCCACCATGAAAGATGATCTCGCAGATTATGGTGGTTATGATGGAGGATATGTACAAGACTATGAAGACTTCATGTGA